A portion of the Camelus ferus isolate YT-003-E chromosome 16, BCGSAC_Cfer_1.0, whole genome shotgun sequence genome contains these proteins:
- the TSPOAP1 gene encoding peripheral-type benzodiazepine receptor-associated protein 1 isoform X5 gives MREVAQRRQQLEVEHEQARLSLLQKQEEVRRLQQAQAEAQREHEGAVHLLESTLDSMQVRVRELEEQCRSQTERFSLLAQELQAFRLHPGPLDLLTSALGCSTLGDRPPPPCCCSTPQPCRGAGPKDLDLPPGSPGRCTPKSSEPAPATLAGVPRRTAKKTESLSNSSRSESIHNSPKSCPTPEVDTASEVEELEADSVSLLPAAPEGARGGARIQVFLARYSYNPFEGPNENPEAELPLTAGEYIYVYGSMDEDGFFEGELMDGRRGLVPSNFVERVSDDDLLTSLPPELADLSHSSGPELSFLSGGGGGSSSGGQSSGGRSQPRPEEEAAGDELSLSPPPEGLGEPPAVPYPRGLAILKQLAHSVVLAWEPPPEQVELRGYHICVDGELRQALGPGVPPTAVLENLDLRAGPLRVSVQALTSRGSSDPLRCCVALGARAGVVPSQLRVHRLTATSAEITWVPGNSNLAHAIYLNGEECPPAHPSTYWATFCHLRPGTLYQARVEAQLPPRGPREPGWERPEQQAATLQFTTLPAGPPDAPLDVQIEPGPSPGILIISWLPVTIDAAGTSNGVRVTGYAIYADGQKIMEVASPTAGSVLVELSQLQLLQVCREVAVRTMSPHGESADSIPAPVAPALAKACLPARVSCLSPRPGSEARPPLAPASPGPGDPSSPLRCPDPRGTQEPPGAPSASPSRETPKRSQEEPPAPCSQEEAGAAAPNASGDRKASEPTLEEQVPGPAVSSLAKEEAEQTAGEALTAPGSTPAALAQRLPCAEACRGGDTGSGLRPRAEREDTAELGVRLGNSLVDHGRNSDLSDIQEEEEEEEEEELGVRTCSFQKQVAGNSIREKGAKPEPEPCCETDSDEEILEQILELPLQQFCSKKLFSIPEEEEEEEEEEEENAEDEENEKRPGAGCSFRDPGPPEPALLGLGCDSGRPRGPGLCPLSPEPSRAGDRPEDMPGLVGGSSWRGRSGSPEKPPNRRRSPDPREHCSRLLSNAGSQASGRPGPARERGSPAVVEGTRAGPEAGGRGRPAPSRKCTRGRAPESNLASCLSPKCLEISIEYDSEEEQEAGGGGVSYTGSCHLGDGEAWGTAPVGRPRGPPKASSGPNPYPRLPAWEKGEPERRGRSATGRAKESPSRATETGEPRGQAICGRRGPLRRGARGSRPGSTELAPPRSPPEAALAYQDLPIRVFVALFDYDPVSMSPNPDAGEEELPFQEGQILKVFGDKDADGFYRGEGGGRMGYIPCNMVAEVAVDSPAGRQQLLQQGYLSPDVLVEGPGNGPFVYSTARTTGPPPKPRRSKKAESEGPAQLCAGPPQRVSSAGLESPRCMVAAFDYNPRESSPNMDVEAELPFRAGDVITVFGGMDDDGFYYGELNGQRGLVPSNFLEGPEPEAGGSDREPGTPQAEGQDCADSTQGPPAPPGWPCAPGPDRFPRIELGVPLGPSKKVWGLLSKGKQLLRKLGSGKKE, from the exons ATGCGGGAGGTGGCCcagcggcggcagcagctggAGGTGGAGCATGAGCAGGCCCGGCTCAGCCTGCTGCAAAAGCAGGAGGAGGTCCGGAGGCTACAGCAG GCGCAGGCAGAAGCTCAGAGGGAACATGAAGGGGCTGTGCACCTGCTGGAG TCTACCCTGGATTCCATGCAG GTCCGGGTTCGAGAGCTGGAGGAGCAATGTCGCAGCCAGACTGAGCGCTTCAGCCTCTTGGCGCAGGAGCTCCAGGCCTTCCGCCTGCACCCGGGTCCCTTGGATCTGCTCacctctgccctgggctgcagtACCCTGGGGGACCGCCCGCCACCCCCCTGCTGCTGctccaccccccagccctgccgAGGGGCCGGCCCCAAAG ACCTTGACCTCCCACCGGGCTCCCCAGGGCGCTGCACTCCGAAGTCTTCCGAGCCTGCCCCTGCCACCCTTGCTGGGGTCCCCCGAAGGACTGCCAAGAAGACAGAATCTCTCTCCAACTCCTCTCGTTCTGAGTCCATCCACAACAGCCCCAAGTCATGCCCCACGCCCGAG GTGGACACAGCCAGTgaggtggaggagctggaggcGGACAGCGtctccctgctcccagcagcGCCGGAGGGCGCccggggaggagccaggatcCAGGTCTTCCTAGCTCGCTACAG CTACAACCCCTTCGAGGGCCCCAATGAGAACCCTGAGGCAGAGCTTCCACTCACTGCTGGCGAGTACATCTATGTCTATGGCAGCATGGACGAGGATGGCTTCTTTGAAG gGGAGCTCATGGACGGCCGAAGAGGCCTGGTCCCTTCCAATTTTGTAGAGCGGGTGTCCGACGACGACCTCCTGACATCCCTCCCTCCGGAGCTGGCCGATTTGTCCCACAGCTCAGGCCCCGAGCTCAGCTTCCTGAgcggaggtgggggtggcagcagtAGTGGGGGCCAGAGCAGCGGGGGACGCAGCCAGCCAAGACCAGAGGAAGAGGCCGCAGGGGACGAGCTCAGTCTGAGCCCCCCGCCCGAGGGCCTGGGGGAGCCCCCGGCTGTGCCTTACCCCCGAGGTCTGGCCATCCTCAAGCAGCTGGCCCACAGCGTGGTGCTGGCCTGGGAGCCGCCTCCCGAGCAGGTGGAGCTGCGGGGTTACCATATCTGTGTGGATGGGGAGCTGCGTCAGGCCCTGGGGCCCGGGGTGCCCCCCACGGCTGTGCTGGAGAACCTGGACCTGCGGGCGGGGCCCCTCCGTGTTTCCGTGCAGGCCCTGACCAGCCGGGGCAGCTCTGACCCTCTGCGCTGCTGCGTGGCGTTGGGTGCCCGGGCCGGGGTGGTACCTAGCCAGCTGCGGGTCCATCGACTGACAGCCACGTCTGCTGAGATCACCTGGGTGCCCGGCAATAGCAACTTGGCCCATGCCATCTACCTCAATGGGGAAGAGTGCCCCCCTGCCCATCCCAGCACCTACTGGGCCACCTTCTGCCACCTGCGGCCTGGTACACTCTATCAGGCCCGAGTGGAGGCTCAGCTCCCACCTCGAGGGCCCCGGGAACCAGGCTGGGAGAGGCCGGAGCAGCAGGCTGCCACCCTGCAGTTCACCACACTCCCAGCAG GCCCGCCTGATGCCCCCCTGGATGTGCAGATTGAGCCAGGGCCCTCCCCTGGAATCTTGATCATCAGCTGGCTCCCAGTAACGATTGATGCTGCTGGCACCTCCAACGGCGTCCGGGTCACAGGCTATGCCATTTATGCTGATGGGCAAAAG ATCATGGAGGTGGCCTCGCCCACAGCAGGCAGCGTGCTGGTGGAGTTGTCCCAGCTACAGCTGCTGCAGGTGTGCCGCGAGGTGGCCGTGCGCACCATGTCGCCGCACGGCGAGTCGGCCGACTCCATCCCGGCTCCTGTTGCCCCTGCCCTGGCCAAGGCTTGCTTGCCAGCCAGGGTCTCCTGCCTCTCACCACGACCAGGCTCAGAGGCCAGACCACCCCttgccccagcctccccagggcctggggacccCAGCTCTCCCCTTCGGTGCCCTGACCCCCGTGGAACTCAAGAACCCCCCGGGGCCCCCTCAGCAAGCCCTTCCAGAGAGACACCAAAAAGATCCCAAGAGGAGCCCCCAGCACCTTGCTCCCAG gaggaggccgGGGCAGCTGCACCGAATGCCTCAGGGGACAGGAAGGCCAGTGAGCCAACCTTGGAAGAGCAAGTTCCTGGCCCTGCTGTTTCCTCCCTGGCCAAGGAGGAGGCTGAGCAGACCGCGGGAGAGGCCCTCACGGCCCCCGGCTCCACCCCGGCAGCGCTGGCCCAGAGGCTGCCCTGTGCCGAGGCCTGCCGTGGAGGAGACACAGGGTCTgggctgaggcccagggctgAG CGGGAGGACACAGCAGAGCTCGGGGTCCGTCTGGGGAACTCTCTTGTGGACCATGGCCGCAATTCAGATCTGTCAGAtatccaggaggaggaggaggaggaggaggaggaggagctgggtgtCAGGACTTGCTCTTTCCAGAAGCAGGTTGCTGGCAACAGCATCAGGGAGAAGGGGGCCAAG cccGAGCCCGAGCCCTGCTGTGAGACTGACAGCGACGAGGAGATCTTGGAGCAAATCCTGGAGCTGCCCCTCCAGCAGTTCTGCAGCAAGAAGCTCTTTAGCatccctgaggaggaggaggaggaggaggaggaggaagaggagaatgcGGAGGACGAGGAGAATGAGAAGAGGCCAGGGGCAGGCTGTTCCTTCCGAGACCCTGGCCCACCTGAACCTGCAttgctggggctgggctgtgacaGCGGTCGGCCCCGAGGACCTGGCCTATGTCCCTTGTCTCCTGAGCCCTCCAGAGCTGGGGACCGCCCAGAGGACATGCCTGGACTAGTTGGTGGAAGCAGCTGGAGAGGAAGAAGCGGGTCTCCTGAGAAGCCCCCAAACCGCAGGCGGTCCCCAGATCCCCGTGAACACTGCAGCCGGCTTCTCAGCAACGCCGGGTCCCAGGCCTCGGGACGACCAGGCCCCGCACGGGAGAGGGGTAGCCCCGCTGTGGTCGAGGGCACCAGGGCTGGACCAGAGGCTGGTGGGAGAGGGCGGCCAGCTCCCTCGAGGAAGTGCACCCGTGGCCGGGCCCCAGAATCCAACCTGGCCAGCTGCCTCTCCCCGAAGTGCTTGGAAATCAGCATCGAATATGATtctgaggaagagcaggaggcgGGCGGCGGGGGCGTCAGCTACACCGGCTCCTGCCACCTTGGAGATGGGGAGGCCTGGGGCACAGCACCCGTAGGAAGGCCCCGGGGGCCTCCTAAGGCCAGTTCAGGCCCCAACCCCTACCCACGCCTCCCGGCCTGGGAGAAAGGGGAGCCAGAGCGGAGAGGCCGCAGTGCAACTGGCAGAGCCAAGGAGTCGCCCTCCCGG GCAACAGAGACTGGGGAGCCCAGAGGGCAGGCCATCTGTGGGCGGAGGGGCCCCCTGCGGAGAGGTGCCCGGGGGTCCAGGCCAGGCTCCACCGAGCTGG cccctccGAGGAGCCCTCCAGAAGCAGCGCTGGCTTACCAGGACCTACCCATCAGGGTCTTTGTGGCTCTGTTTGACTATGACCCCGTGTCAATGTCACCCAACCCTGATGCCGGGGAGGAGGAGCTCCCCTTCCAGGAGGGCCAGATCCTGAAG GTGTTTGGGGACAAGGATGCTGATGGCTTCTACCGGGGTGAAGGTGGGGGCCGGATGGGCTACATCCCCTGCAACATGGTGGCCGAGGTGGCTGTGGACAGCCCTGCCGGGAGACAGCAGCTGCTCCAGCAGGGTTATTTGTCCCCTGATGTCCTTGTTGAGGGTCCAG GGAACGGTCCCTTTGTGTACTCCACAGCCCGCACAACTGGGCCTCCCCCCAAACCCCGCCGCTCCAAGAAAG CTGAGTCGGAAGGCCCTGCGCAGCTCTGTGCAG ggCCACCCCAGCGGGTCTCCTCTGCTGGCCTGGAATCTCCCCGCTGCATGGTGGCTGCCTTTGACTATAACCCCCGGGAGAGCTCCCCCAACATGGACGTGGAG GCGGAGCTGCCCTTCCGGGCAGGGGACGTCATTACAGTGTTCGGGGGCATGGACGATGATGGCTTCTACTAT GGGGAACTGAATGGACAGCGGGGCCTGGTTCCATCCAACTTCCTGGAGGGCCCTGAGCCTGAGGCAGGCGGCTCAGACAGGGAGCCTGGGACGCCCCAGGCGGAGGGTCAG GACTGCGCTGACTCAACACAAGGGCCCCCAGCGCCTCCAGGCTGGCCCTGTGCTCCTGGCCCTGACCGCTTCCCCAGGATTGAGCTGGGGGTGCCACTGGGCCCAAGCAAGAAGGTGTGGGGTCTCCTCTCCAAAGGGAAGCAGCTCCTCAGGAAACTGGGCTCTGGGAAGAAGGAGTGA